Within the candidate division WOR-3 bacterium genome, the region CGGTGAAGACGACCATCAAGATGAGCCAGGAAGGCGCGTTCGGCTCTATCACCAACGCCGACATCGCCGCCCTGCTGGCCGCAGAGGGTCACGAGATAGACAAGCACTCCATCGTTCTCACCGAGCCAATCAAGGCTCCCGGAGTGTACGACATCCCGATCAAGCTCGGTCACGAGGTCTCGGCGACAGTGAAGCTCTGGGTCGCCGAAGAACCTGCGTGATCGAAGTCCGCGTCGAAGGCATACTCCTCGACAATGTGAACAACTCGCCGGTCGTGCTCCTGCGCGAGCGCGACGGCGATCGCGTTCTGCCGATTTTCGTCGGCCCGCTTGAGGCCTCGGCCATCGCCTACGCCCTCGAAAAGACGAAGTTCCCCCGGCCGCTGACGCTCGATCTCATGCGGCTGATGGTCGAAGGACTGCAGGGACGTGTCCGCCGCGTGATAGTGACCAAACTGGAAAACGAAACCTTCTTCGCCGAGGTGGTTCTGGAAACCGGCGACCGGGTTATAGCGATAGACGCTCGGCCGTCGGATTCGGTCGGCCTCGCCCTGCGCTGCGAGGCACCTATATACGTCGCCGAACCGGTGATGGAAAAGGCCGGCCAGTGGATCACGGCCCAGGACGAGGACCGGCTCAAAGAACTGCGCGAGAAGATGCGGACCATGGCCCCGGAGAACTTCGGCAACTACCGGATGTAGAGAAACGCCAAGTGCCGAACGACGAGCGCCGAACACCGATGGCCGATTCCCCGCCCCTAGCCGCTAGCCCCTCGCCCCTCGCCCCTCTTCTTCGCGGTATCGACCGCCTCGAAACCGAGGCCGAGCTGACGGCCAAGCTCGAAAAATCGCAGAAGACCGGCAAGCCGCTACGTGTGAAGTATGGTGTCGACGCGACCGGGCCGCTCATCCACCTGGGCTTTGCGGTCGGGCTTCGCAAGCTCAGGCAATTCCAGGACGCGGGCCACATTGCCGTGCCCATCATCGGCGACTTCACCGCCAGCATCGGCGACCCCTCGGGCCGGTCCAAGACCCGACCTCAGCTCTCGATGGACGAGATCCGCTCGAACATGGAGCGCTACCAGGAGCAGATGTTCCGGATACTCGACCCCGCCCGATGTGAATTCCGCTACAACTCGGAGTGGTCCGCCCCGATGGGCGGCGCCGATGTCATCAAGCTGGCGGCCAAGTACACGGTCGCCCGGCTGATCG harbors:
- a CDS encoding bifunctional nuclease family protein is translated as MGRRRTCVIEVRVEGILLDNVNNSPVVLLRERDGDRVLPIFVGPLEASAIAYALEKTKFPRPLTLDLMRLMVEGLQGRVRRVIVTKLENETFFAEVVLETGDRVIAIDARPSDSVGLALRCEAPIYVAEPVMEKAGQWITAQDEDRLKELREKMRTMAPENFGNYRM